Part of the Gallalistipes aquisgranensis genome, GATTATGACTGAACTAAGGACGAAAATCGCTCTGTTTTCCATGCTTTTGGCCCTTTTCGGCTGCCGTTCCGAATCCCGGCAGACCGAAATGCCGGCACCGCGCATCGAGGTTTTCCGGGTCATCCGCGACAGTATTCCCAACCGGATGAACTTCATCAGCCAGACAAGCAGCAATGCAGACGTCGCAATCCAGCCGAGAATCAGCGGCTATCTGCTTTCCAAACATTTCGAGCAGGGCCTGCCGGTCAAAAAGGGACAGCTGCTTTTCCGGATAGACCCGTCGCTGCTCCAAACCGAAGTGGCCCAGGCCAAAGCCTCCCTGGCTTCCGCGGAGGCCCAGCTGATCGAAGCGAAGAACAATTACAACCGGTCGATCCCCCTGGCTCGGATCAACGCCATCAGCCAGAGCCAGCTGGATCAATACCGCGCACAGTACGCTTCGGCCGAAGCCAGCCGCAAGGCGGCCCAGTCGCAACTTCGCAACGCCCAGATCGAACTGAGTTACGCCACGATCTATGCCCCTTCGGACGGGATCATCGGCGACAGCGATCCATCGGTCGGGGACTACGTGGGTGCCGGCACGAAATTCCCTGTGCTGGCCACGATCTCCAATACCGACTCGGTCAGCGTGGAGCTGACACTTCCGGTCTCCCAATACCTGAAAATCACGGGTAACAGCGAGATCGCCCCCTCTTACGACAACGCCCGCCTGCTTTCGGACATCGTCATGACCCTGTCCGACGGCACCGTCTATCCCTACAAGGGAAAATACAACTACACAGAAAAGAATGTCAACACCTCGACGGGAACCATCGTATTCAAAGTGCTCTTCCCGAATCCGGACAGGGTACTCAAACCGGGCCAGTTCGCCCAGGTGGCAGCCAATCTGGGTCCGGTGCACGATGCCCTGCTGGTTCCCCAACGGTGCGTGAGCCAAAGCCAGGGGATCAACAGCCTGTGGGTCATGGCCCCGGACAGCACAGCGGAATACCGGAAGGTATCCCTCGGCAACACGTTCGGTACACTCTGGGAGATAACGGACGGAGTCTCCGACGGGGAAACCGTACTGACCTCGGGACAACTCAAAATGCGGCAGGGAATGAAGATCATCCCCGTACCGACAACTCCCGGAGCCGTCACGCAAAAAACATCCGCACAAAGGGCGGACGACTCACCGGCAACCAAAACGAGGAGGTAGCCTATGGAAAAGTTTTTCGTCAACCGCCCCATCTTCGCGATGGTAATCGCCATCGTGATCGTACTGCTCGGACTGCTCTCGATCGGATCGCTGCCCGTAGAGCAATATCCGGACATCACGCCCCCCGTCGTGGAGGTATCAGCCAGCTATCAGGGAGCCGACGCCCTCACTGTGGATCAGGCCGTGGCCACGCCCGTATCGCAGAGCGTGATTGGCGTGAGCGACATGCTCTACATGCAGAGCACCAGCGCCAACGACGGTCAGATGTCGCTTCAGGTCACTTTCGACATAGGTTCCGATCCGGACATGGACGCCGTTTTCACCCAGAACAACGTGACCTCCGCCACCGCCATGCTGCCCGATGCGGTCAAAACGCAGGGTATCACCACCCAGAAAGCCATGAGCGGCTTCCTGATGGTGTTTTCACTCTACTCCGACGGCCGTTACGACGACAACTACCTCTCCAACTATGCATACATCAACATCCAGAACGAACTGTTGAAAATCAACGGCGTGGGAAAGGTGCAGATCATGGGGGCAGGAGAGTACTCCATGCGCATCTGGATCAAGCCCGACATGCTCAACTACCATAATATCTCCATTGCGGACATCACCTCGGCCGTCGAGTCGCAGAGCGGAGTCTATCCTGCGGGAAAACTGGGCGGAGAACCCGCCCCCGAAGCCACTGAATTCACCTATACGGTCACGATGCCGCCCCAGATCAACACGGCCGAAGAGTACGGAGACATTGTCATCCGCACCGAAGCGGACGGTTCCCAGGTCCGGCTCAAAGACGTGGCCACGGTCGACCTGGGCAGCGAGACCTACGGCACAACCTCGGCTTTCGACGGCAAGGCTTCGGCCATGATCGTCGTCTATCAATCGCCGGGCAGCAATGCCGTGAACGTCGGCAAACAGGTGAAGGCCACGATGGAAAGGCTTTCGGACGACTTTCCGGACAGCATAGATTACGCCACGGTCGTGGATGCCACCTCCTCGATCCGGGCGGGCATAGCGGAAATCTCCTCCACGCTGCTACTGGCTCTCGTGCTGGTCATTCTCATCATCTATCTGTTCATACAGGATATCCGGGCGACGATCATCCCCCTGATCGCCATCCCCGTCTCGCTGGTGGGTGCCTTCATGCTCTTTCCCTTGTTGGGCTTTTCGGTCAATATCATCTCGCTGCTGGGATTGATCCTCGCCATCGGACTGGTCGTGGACGACGCCATCGTGGTCGTAGAGGCCATACAGGTCAACATCGCCAAGGGAATGCCGCCGAAACAGGCTACACTCGACGCGATGAAATCTGTCGGGCCGCCGATCATCGCCACCACGGTGGTGTTGGTTTCGGTCTTCGTACCCGTTTCGTTCATGGGTGGCATCACGGGCCGACTTTACCAGCAATTTTCGATTACGATCGCCGTTTCGGTCATCATTTCGGCCTTCAACGCACTGACTCTCTCCCCCGCCCTCTGTTCCCTGCTGCTGAAAAAACGCCCGGAGAAAACCAAGGGATTTTTCGGGGCGTTCAACCGCTGGTTCGACCGCAAGATGGACGGATACATGAGCTTCACCTCGGTACTCACCCGGCATGCGGCACGTTCCTTCATTCTGATCGCCGTGGTCGCGGCGGCCATTTTCGGCATGACCCGCCTTCTGCCCGGCGGATTCCTGCCCGAAGAGGACCAGGGCTACCTGATGGTGGCCGTGAACCTGCCCGACGCGGCCTCGCTCAGCCGCACGCAGGTCTCCATGCAGGAGATCGAAGCGATCATCAAGGCCCGCCCCGACGTGGAACATGTGGCCTCGGCGGCAGGATTCAACATGCTGGCAGGCATCGCCACCTCCAACAGCGGAATCGTATTCGTGACGCTGACCGATTACAACAAACGCAAATATTCCGCCATGGAGATCGCCGACCAGCTCAACGGAGAGCTGTACATAGCCGTTCCCTCGGCCGAGGCTTACGCCTTCGGACCGCCTTCCATTCCCGGACTGGGCATCACCTCGGGCATGTCGCTCATGGTGCAGGACAAAGGAGGCAACAGCGTGGGCTACCTGGCCGACTACACCCGCAAGTTCATCGAAGCGGCGAAACAACGGCCGGAAATCGCCACGATCAGTACGCAGTTCGACGACGGGATTCCGCAACGGCACATCCGTATCGACGAGCAGTACGCCCTGCGCGAAGGTGTTTCACTCGACGAACTGCACCAACTGCTGACCACCTATCTCGGCGGCGCCTACATCAATAACTTCAACCGTTTCGGAAAACTGTACCAAACCTACATCCAGGCGGAATCGGAATACCGCCAGAACAAGGAGAACCTGAACAGCTACTTCGTAAAGAACGCCGACGGGAAGAGCGTCCCCATTTCGGCCTTCGTCACAGTGGAGGACACGGTGGGCGTGGAATACATCACGCAATTCAACCTTTTCCGCTCAATCGCCGTCAACGCCTCCCAGAGCCGGGGATACTCCACGGCACAGGGTATGGCGGCACTGGAAGAGGTGGCCGGAGAGGTACTGCCCCAGGACATGGGCATCGCCTGGAACGGCATGTCCTACCAGGAGGAGAGCGCCTCTTCGGCCGGCAATGCAGTCTACGTCATCGCACTGGTCTTCGTATTCCTATGCCTGGCCGCCCTGTACAACAGCTGGGCGCTGCCGCTGAGCATCCTGCTCGGGGTGCCGTTCGCGGTCTTCGGGGCCATGATTTTCGTCCTGTGCGCCCACTATGTGAATCCGGTCTATGTGGACAACCTGTTCATGCAGATTTCGCTTATCATGCTGATCGGATTGGCCGCGAAAAACGCCATCCTCATCATCGAATACGCCAACCGTCTTTTCTTCGAACAGGGCAAATCGCTGGCGGAAGCGGCAATAGGAGCCGCACGGCTGCGGGTACGCCCCATCATCATGACTGCCTTTGCCTTCATTCTGGGGGTATTGCCGCTGGTATTCGCTTCGGGCGCCTACTCCTCCGCCCGCAACGTGATGGGCGTAGCGCTGGTGGGCGGCATGCTGATCGCCACGATACTCGGGATTTTCGTCTATCCGCTGCTCTATCTGGTCGTAGCGAAAGCGGCCCGTTTCGACCGCAAAAGGGAACTGCAAACACAAGAGGAACAAAACTATGGGAACAATGGAATACAAGGATAACGCCCGGTTACTGGAGAAGGCCAACCGCAATGCCTGTGGTCTGAAAGGGCTTCGCCGGAACCGGCATGCACTCCGGTGGAAAGAGGAAAACGAGCGCTGTTCGGGATACCGGCTGAGCATTCGTTCCATGCTGTGGACGCTGGCGGCTGGTTTGCTGATCGGTATGCTGGCCGGGTGTACGGGGAAATTCCGGTCGCCCGAAATGAAACTTCCCGACCGTTACCTTTACGCCGGCAACCTCGACACGAGCCGCACTGTCGTAAACACCCGGTGGTGGGAAAACTTCGGGGACACACTGCTCAACAGCCTGATAGAACAGGCCTTGGAAAACAACCGTGACCTGGCGGCAGCCGCTTCGAGGGTGGAACAGGCCCGCATCAATATCGGAGCCGTACGGTCGCAATTCCTGCCCTCTTTCGGGGCCGGGCTGTCCGGTTCAGCCGAATACACGGAACAGACGAAAATCGAACAAGAGTATTTCCTGAAGCCCTCCGTGAGCTGGGAAATCAGCCTTTTCGGCAAACTGAAGCACGCCACCGAAGCCGCCCGGGCCGAACTGCTTTCGAGCGAAGCGGCTTACCGGGGCGTCATGCTGTCGCTGGCCGCCGAAGTGGCGACCACTTACTTCACCCTGCTCCAATACGAACGCAACCTCGAAATTTCCATCAAAAGCTACCGTTTGAGAAAGCAGTCGACCGACATGATCGACTCGATGTTCCGGTACGGCATGTCGTCGGCCGTAGCCCTCGAACAGGCCCGGGGACTGACCGCCACAGCGGCGGCAGACATTCCCCAGTACCAGCGGGCGGTCGCCCAGACCGCCCTGTCCCTAAACATCCTGCTGGGAGAAAATCCCCAGCCGTTCATCCACCACAGCCTGCTCTTCTATGATACGGTACAAATCGCCGACGGACAGCAGGCCGAAAACCTGAACGAACGCCGGACGCCGATCAAGACGGAATTCGATCAGGCTATGGATGCCTACATCCGTTCGGGCTGGGAATCGGACGGTAAAGAACAGGACGAGTTGGGTTCGACGCTGCTGTCGGATTCGCTTCCCGAGAAAATTCCCGCAGGGCTGCCTGCCGCCCTGCTGCAACGACGTCCGGACATACTGGAAGCCTATTACAAGGCTCAGGCGGCCTGGGCCAGGATCGGCGTGGCGCAAGCCGCCCGATGGCCTTCGATCTCGCTGACGGCAGACGGAGGGGTGCTCTCCGGCACGGTCAAGGGCCTGTTCCACGGCAATCCGTTCGTCTGGTCCGCCGGACTCTCGGTCACCGAACCGATTTTCGCTTTCGGACGCAACAAACGGAACGTGGAGATCGCCCGGGAAGAGAGCCACCAGGCCGTGCTGGACTACGAACAGACCGTGCTGACCGCCCTCGGGGATGTGGAAAAGGCGCTCGTGGCCATCTCCACGTATCGGGAACAGTTGCAGAAACAGCGCGAACTGCTTCGGGCGACGGCCGTCACCCAACTCCTCACCAACGAACTCTACCGCAGCGGACTGACCGACTATCTGCAGGTACTGGACGCCGAGCGCACGTTCTATGACAACCAAATACAGTACATCTCCATCCGAAGCCAGCAATTCATCAGTTACATAGCCTTGTACAAGGCGCTGGGCGGAGGGTGGTAAAAGCGAACAACGTCCGGAAATAATCGCTATCTTTGGGGCATGAAAGGAATCGGACTACATGCCTTGTGGCTTCCGGTTGCCATGCTGGCTACGGCCTGCGGCAACGGGGCTTTCACCGCGGAAGAGCGTACAAGAATCGGACAGTCCCCCGATGAGGGAATCATGCGTCTGTGGACGATCGACGACCGGTCGGACTCGCTGTTGCTCAGACGG contains:
- a CDS encoding efflux RND transporter periplasmic adaptor subunit; the encoded protein is MTELRTKIALFSMLLALFGCRSESRQTEMPAPRIEVFRVIRDSIPNRMNFISQTSSNADVAIQPRISGYLLSKHFEQGLPVKKGQLLFRIDPSLLQTEVAQAKASLASAEAQLIEAKNNYNRSIPLARINAISQSQLDQYRAQYASAEASRKAAQSQLRNAQIELSYATIYAPSDGIIGDSDPSVGDYVGAGTKFPVLATISNTDSVSVELTLPVSQYLKITGNSEIAPSYDNARLLSDIVMTLSDGTVYPYKGKYNYTEKNVNTSTGTIVFKVLFPNPDRVLKPGQFAQVAANLGPVHDALLVPQRCVSQSQGINSLWVMAPDSTAEYRKVSLGNTFGTLWEITDGVSDGETVLTSGQLKMRQGMKIIPVPTTPGAVTQKTSAQRADDSPATKTRR
- a CDS encoding efflux RND transporter permease subunit, which gives rise to MEKFFVNRPIFAMVIAIVIVLLGLLSIGSLPVEQYPDITPPVVEVSASYQGADALTVDQAVATPVSQSVIGVSDMLYMQSTSANDGQMSLQVTFDIGSDPDMDAVFTQNNVTSATAMLPDAVKTQGITTQKAMSGFLMVFSLYSDGRYDDNYLSNYAYINIQNELLKINGVGKVQIMGAGEYSMRIWIKPDMLNYHNISIADITSAVESQSGVYPAGKLGGEPAPEATEFTYTVTMPPQINTAEEYGDIVIRTEADGSQVRLKDVATVDLGSETYGTTSAFDGKASAMIVVYQSPGSNAVNVGKQVKATMERLSDDFPDSIDYATVVDATSSIRAGIAEISSTLLLALVLVILIIYLFIQDIRATIIPLIAIPVSLVGAFMLFPLLGFSVNIISLLGLILAIGLVVDDAIVVVEAIQVNIAKGMPPKQATLDAMKSVGPPIIATTVVLVSVFVPVSFMGGITGRLYQQFSITIAVSVIISAFNALTLSPALCSLLLKKRPEKTKGFFGAFNRWFDRKMDGYMSFTSVLTRHAARSFILIAVVAAAIFGMTRLLPGGFLPEEDQGYLMVAVNLPDAASLSRTQVSMQEIEAIIKARPDVEHVASAAGFNMLAGIATSNSGIVFVTLTDYNKRKYSAMEIADQLNGELYIAVPSAEAYAFGPPSIPGLGITSGMSLMVQDKGGNSVGYLADYTRKFIEAAKQRPEIATISTQFDDGIPQRHIRIDEQYALREGVSLDELHQLLTTYLGGAYINNFNRFGKLYQTYIQAESEYRQNKENLNSYFVKNADGKSVPISAFVTVEDTVGVEYITQFNLFRSIAVNASQSRGYSTAQGMAALEEVAGEVLPQDMGIAWNGMSYQEESASSAGNAVYVIALVFVFLCLAALYNSWALPLSILLGVPFAVFGAMIFVLCAHYVNPVYVDNLFMQISLIMLIGLAAKNAILIIEYANRLFFEQGKSLAEAAIGAARLRVRPIIMTAFAFILGVLPLVFASGAYSSARNVMGVALVGGMLIATILGIFVYPLLYLVVAKAARFDRKRELQTQEEQNYGNNGIQG
- a CDS encoding TolC family protein translates to MGTMEYKDNARLLEKANRNACGLKGLRRNRHALRWKEENERCSGYRLSIRSMLWTLAAGLLIGMLAGCTGKFRSPEMKLPDRYLYAGNLDTSRTVVNTRWWENFGDTLLNSLIEQALENNRDLAAAASRVEQARINIGAVRSQFLPSFGAGLSGSAEYTEQTKIEQEYFLKPSVSWEISLFGKLKHATEAARAELLSSEAAYRGVMLSLAAEVATTYFTLLQYERNLEISIKSYRLRKQSTDMIDSMFRYGMSSAVALEQARGLTATAAADIPQYQRAVAQTALSLNILLGENPQPFIHHSLLFYDTVQIADGQQAENLNERRTPIKTEFDQAMDAYIRSGWESDGKEQDELGSTLLSDSLPEKIPAGLPAALLQRRPDILEAYYKAQAAWARIGVAQAARWPSISLTADGGVLSGTVKGLFHGNPFVWSAGLSVTEPIFAFGRNKRNVEIAREESHQAVLDYEQTVLTALGDVEKALVAISTYREQLQKQRELLRATAVTQLLTNELYRSGLTDYLQVLDAERTFYDNQIQYISIRSQQFISYIALYKALGGGW